GCTCTGGGAGGGTTTGCAGCCGAAGAGCCAGAAGTGTTGGAGGTTAATTTTTCGCAGCAGGCCCAAAGCAAGCTGGCACAACACCCGCAAGCGCGTCATATTATTCAGGTGATCAAAGAGGTATTAGGCCAAGATCCTCGTCCCGCCTATAAGAAAGGTAAGCCCGATACCAAGGAATATGCAGTAAATTTGTTCGATCTGAACGTCAAATTCACTGTAGAGGCACTTTTCATCAATGTTACTGACATTGAACGCTTTTGAGATCCTAAATAGGCTGATATTATATGCGGCTAAATCGGATTTATTGTGGCAAAAGCTACAGTGAATTTTCTTTAATTTATGATGAAACGGATACCATAGAATGCGTACCAGTAACTATCTTCTTTCTACTCTGAAAGAGACTCCAAACGACGCAGAAGTTATCAGCCACCAGCTGATGCTACGTGCAGGTATGATCCGTAAGCTAGCTTCAGGTTTATACACTTGGCTACCTACCGGTCTGCGTGTACTGCGTAAAGTCGAAAACATCGTTCGCCAAGAGATCGACAATGCAGGTGCAGTTGAGACTTTAATGCCCGTAGTGCAGCCGTTTGAACTATGGGAAGAGACTGGTCGCAGCGAAAAAATGGGCCCAGAACTGCTGCGCTTTACTGACCGTCATTCTCGTCCGTTTGTTCTTAGTCCAACCGCTGAAGAAGTGATCACAAGCCTAGTTCGTAACGAAGTAAACTCGTACAAGCAGCTTCCTCTGAACCTATACCAGATTCAAACTAAGTTCCGTGATGAGCGTCGCCCTCGTTTCGGCGTAATGCGTGCACGTGAATTCAGCATGATGGATGCGTACAGTTTCGATATCGACAAAGAAGGCCTAGAGAAATCCTACCAAGCGATGCACGATGCTTACTGTAAAGCATTCGACCGCATGGGCCTTGAGTACCGTCCAGTACTGGCTGACTCTGGCGCTATCGGTGGTAGTGGCTCTCAAGAGTTCCACGTACTCGCAGAAAGCGGCGAAGACCTAATTGCATTCTCTACAGAATCTGATTACGCAGCAAACATCGAGAAAGCTGAAGCACTAGCTCCTACTGAAGAAGCTGCGGCTCCAACTCAAGAGATGGAACTGGTTGACACTCCAAACGCGAAAACTATCGCTGAATTAGTGGACCAGCACGGTCTAGCAATCGAGAAAACGGTTAAGACTCTATTCGTAAAAGCTTCTGATGAAGTAGACGCAGACATCATTGCTCTAATCATCCGTGGCGACCACGAACTGAACGAAGTAAAAGCGGAAAACCTTCCACAAGTGGCATCTCCACTAGAGATGGCTTCTGAAGAAGAGATCCGTGCACTAGTAGGCGCAGGCCCTGGTTCACTTGGTCCTGTGGGCCTAGAGCTACCGTTCATCGTTGACCGCTCTGTTGCAGTAATGAGTGACTTTGGCGCAGGTGCAAACATCGACGGTAAGCACTACTTCGGTATCAACTGGGGTCGTGACGTTGAGCTTGCTCAAGTAGAAGACCTACGTAACGTAATTGAAGGTGACCTAAGCCCATGTGGTAAAGGTACACTTCAGCTTAAACGTGGTATCGAAGTGGGTCATATCTTCCAACTAGGTAACGTTTACTCACAAGCGATGAACTGTGGCGTGCTTGGTCCTGACGGTAAGAACGTTATTCTTGAGATGGGTTGTTACGGTATCGGTGTATCACGTGTTGTTGCTTCTGCAATCGAGCAGAACCACGACAAATACGGCATCATCTGGCCAGACGCACTAGCACCTTTCCAAGTGGCTATCGTTCCTATGAACATGCACAAGTCCGAAGAAGTTAAAGAAGCGGCTGAGAAGCTATACGCTGAACTAACAGCTATGGGTATCGAAGTACTATTCGATGACCGTAAAGAGCGTCCAGGCGTCATGTTCTCTGACATCGAGCTAATTGGTATCCCTCACACTATCGTGATCGGCGACCGCTCAATGAAAGAAGGTAACTTCGAATACAAGAACCGTCGCGAAGGCACTAAAGAAGCAATCACAATGGATTCAATCGTTGAGCACGTAACTGCTCAGTTTGCTAAGTAAGCAGACCGTCATCGATTGAAACTCTAAAAGGCTGCCACACGGTAGCCTTTTTTGTATCTCTTCTTTTTACCTTTCTTAATTCATGATAAAAACTGTATGAAAAAGCGTACCTCAACGAGCTCGCTCGCCAGTTATACCAATCACAGTAAATAAGAGATCAAAAATAGCGCAGGAAAAAGGCTTGAGAACAAGGCAGCTTTTCTGCAACAGAGAGTTTCGATAAGTAGTTATTCTACAATCAAAAATTCTAACGCAGTTATCGAGCATTTTAACAAGCTAGGATGAGCAATTATTTACTACGATTGGTATTAAACCTAGCCGACGAAGTGAAACTACAGCGAGAACAACAGGTCACCATTTAACCTCGTAAAATGAGATCTTGAGCAAGAACAAACTTAAATGAATATTCGTTGAATGCGCTTTGTTTTTGCTTTTCTCTGTGTGTATATTGAGAGAAGTTATCATTTAGTTAGGTATAGAAATGAAAGTATACGATTGTTGTGATTTAGTTCGTGAGCTTTATTCTCAAATCGGCAGTGGCGATCAAGGCTACATCCCTCAAGCTATTACATGTGCAGTGAAAACACTCAACGATTTAGCCGCCGATGAATCTCTGCCACGCGAAGCGCGCGAACGTGCCGCTTTTGCTGCCGCAAACTTGTTGATCTCTGATTTCGAGGACTAGACATGAACTTAGCGAATTTTGAAACCATGGATCCTGTGATGCTAATGAGCATCGTAAACATGAAGCTACGTGACGACTTCTCTGGCGACCTCGATAAACTCGCTAACTTCTTCGATATTGATAAGGCTGCACTCGAGGCAAAACTTGCGACTGCAGGCTTTGAATTCCTACCTGAAGCGAAACAATTTCGATAAGTCTAGACAGATTGACAAAGGCCAACCTCGTGTTGGTCTTTTTTATTGGCGCGAGTTAAAGCAAAAAACTCATTATAAATTATCTCTTTACACCTATACTTTTATATCTCAGCCTTAGAGCAATCGCTCCAGCAGTGGAGCTTGTCGCAATAAAGGGTTTTCAAAAACTAAAAAGGCTCCTATAGAAGGAGCCTCTAGTATCATCGTTTTTCAAAGTAGATGAGCGAAGTTCAAGGAGCTCACACGGAGTTTGCGCTAGCAAATGAGTATGTGCGACACAGAAATTCGTTCACTCTCTAAGCATTT
The Vibrio pelagius genome window above contains:
- a CDS encoding proline--tRNA ligase is translated as MRTSNYLLSTLKETPNDAEVISHQLMLRAGMIRKLASGLYTWLPTGLRVLRKVENIVRQEIDNAGAVETLMPVVQPFELWEETGRSEKMGPELLRFTDRHSRPFVLSPTAEEVITSLVRNEVNSYKQLPLNLYQIQTKFRDERRPRFGVMRAREFSMMDAYSFDIDKEGLEKSYQAMHDAYCKAFDRMGLEYRPVLADSGAIGGSGSQEFHVLAESGEDLIAFSTESDYAANIEKAEALAPTEEAAAPTQEMELVDTPNAKTIAELVDQHGLAIEKTVKTLFVKASDEVDADIIALIIRGDHELNEVKAENLPQVASPLEMASEEEIRALVGAGPGSLGPVGLELPFIVDRSVAVMSDFGAGANIDGKHYFGINWGRDVELAQVEDLRNVIEGDLSPCGKGTLQLKRGIEVGHIFQLGNVYSQAMNCGVLGPDGKNVILEMGCYGIGVSRVVASAIEQNHDKYGIIWPDALAPFQVAIVPMNMHKSEEVKEAAEKLYAELTAMGIEVLFDDRKERPGVMFSDIELIGIPHTIVIGDRSMKEGNFEYKNRREGTKEAITMDSIVEHVTAQFAK
- a CDS encoding YaeP family protein — protein: MKVYDCCDLVRELYSQIGSGDQGYIPQAITCAVKTLNDLAADESLPREARERAAFAAANLLISDFED
- a CDS encoding DUF4250 domain-containing protein — encoded protein: MNLANFETMDPVMLMSIVNMKLRDDFSGDLDKLANFFDIDKAALEAKLATAGFEFLPEAKQFR